From Bradyrhizobium sp. NDS-1, the proteins below share one genomic window:
- a CDS encoding glutathione S-transferase family protein has protein sequence MAKATLTISSKNYSSWSLRGWLLAKFSGLDFEEIVTAPDDASARAEILLLSSSILVPCLRHEGAVVWDTLAIGEYLNEVMPSAGLLPDDRVQRAHCRSISGEIHSGFTTLRASLPVNLKGYFPGFKIWSRAQADIDRVWSIWRDCLTASGGPFLFGAQRTMADAMYAPVVTRFVTYDVKLEPLLKAYADTIMAMPEMQEWIAAAKEEPAEIEELEVEY, from the coding sequence ATGGCAAAGGCGACACTGACCATCAGCAGCAAGAACTATTCGTCCTGGTCGCTGCGCGGCTGGCTGCTGGCGAAATTCTCCGGGCTCGATTTCGAGGAAATCGTCACCGCACCGGACGATGCGTCGGCGCGCGCCGAAATCCTCCTGCTGTCATCCTCGATCCTGGTGCCGTGCCTGCGGCACGAGGGCGCGGTGGTCTGGGATACGCTGGCGATCGGCGAATATCTCAACGAGGTGATGCCGTCAGCCGGTCTGTTGCCTGACGACCGCGTGCAGCGGGCCCATTGCCGCTCGATCTCGGGCGAAATCCATTCCGGCTTCACCACGCTGCGCGCCTCGCTCCCGGTGAATCTGAAAGGATACTTCCCCGGCTTCAAGATCTGGTCGCGGGCGCAGGCCGACATCGACCGCGTCTGGTCCATCTGGCGCGACTGCCTGACGGCATCGGGCGGTCCCTTCCTGTTCGGCGCGCAGCGCACCATGGCGGATGCGATGTACGCGCCGGTGGTGACGCGTTTCGTCACCTACGACGTCAAGCTGGAGCCGCTGCTGAAGGCCTATGCCGACACCATCATGGCGATGCCCGAGATGCAGGAATGGATCGCGGCAGCAAAGGAGGAGCCGGCCGAGATCGAGGAGCTCGAGGTCGAATATTAG
- a CDS encoding polyhydroxyalkanoate depolymerase — protein MMSMYYQAFQNHMDLTAPWRAGASSALRFLNLVPQGMSDQVVGRLTAALELISRSTLTYHRPAYGIDSVMVGNREVAVTEEIAYATPFGSLLHFRKDGVGEQPRMLLVAPMSGHFATLLRGTVKTLLQDHDVYITDWHNPRDIPRSEGRFGLDDYTEHLIDFLGQLGPRPHMVAICQPSVSALAAAAIMCEDNHPSRPATLTLMAGPIDTRIQPTRVNEFAKSRPIDWFEQNLINYVPVQCRGALRKVYPGFVQLTAFVSMNLERHIKQHMDLANHIAKGEKDKAASIKTFYDEYFAVMDLPAEFYIETVRDVFQEHLLPQGRLMHRGRPVNTKAVSRMGLMTVEGEKDDICSIGQTLAAQDLCTSVRAYRRVHHMQAGVGHYGVFSGKRWNNEIYPLLRDFVHVNS, from the coding sequence ATGATGTCGATGTATTATCAGGCTTTTCAGAACCACATGGACCTGACCGCGCCGTGGCGCGCGGGGGCTTCGTCCGCGCTCAGATTCCTCAATCTGGTGCCGCAGGGCATGTCGGATCAGGTGGTCGGCCGGCTGACGGCGGCGCTGGAGCTGATCTCGCGCTCTACCCTCACCTACCACAGGCCGGCCTACGGCATCGACAGCGTCATGGTGGGAAATCGGGAAGTCGCCGTCACCGAGGAGATCGCCTACGCGACGCCGTTCGGCTCGCTGCTGCACTTTCGGAAGGACGGCGTGGGCGAGCAGCCGCGCATGCTGCTGGTGGCGCCGATGTCCGGTCATTTCGCCACGCTGCTCCGCGGCACCGTGAAGACGCTGCTCCAGGACCACGACGTCTACATCACCGACTGGCACAATCCGCGCGACATTCCCCGCAGCGAGGGCCGCTTCGGGCTCGACGACTACACCGAGCACCTGATCGATTTCCTGGGCCAACTCGGCCCGCGCCCGCACATGGTCGCGATCTGCCAGCCGTCGGTGTCGGCGCTCGCGGCCGCCGCGATCATGTGCGAGGACAACCATCCCTCGCGCCCGGCGACGCTGACGCTGATGGCCGGCCCGATCGACACGCGGATACAGCCGACCAGGGTCAACGAGTTCGCCAAGAGCAGACCGATCGACTGGTTCGAGCAGAACCTGATCAACTACGTTCCGGTTCAATGCCGCGGCGCCTTGCGAAAGGTCTATCCAGGCTTCGTGCAGCTCACCGCTTTCGTCTCGATGAATCTCGAGCGCCACATCAAGCAGCATATGGATCTCGCCAACCACATCGCCAAGGGCGAGAAGGACAAGGCCGCGAGCATCAAGACCTTCTACGACGAATATTTCGCCGTGATGGACCTTCCGGCCGAGTTCTACATCGAGACCGTACGCGACGTGTTCCAGGAGCACCTGCTGCCGCAGGGCAGACTGATGCATCGCGGTCGCCCCGTGAACACCAAGGCCGTCAGCCGCATGGGCCTGATGACGGTGGAGGGCGAGAAGGACGACATCTGCTCGATCGGCCAGACGCTCGCGGCGCAGGACCTCTGCACCAGCGTGCGCGCCTATCGCAGGGTGCATCACATGCAGGCCGGCGTCGGCCATTACGGCGTGTTCTCGGGCAAGCGCTGGAACAACGAGATCTATCCGCTGCTGCGGGATTTCGTGCATGTCAATTCGTGA
- a CDS encoding AraC family transcriptional regulator, giving the protein MSAAELEMSARASAAERLADFARVTTDDVDEAAEEIGRIFCPHDLKPTQARAAGFSARHNCADFDGFSINYVAYGGSVGIDPGCLERFFLVQVPLTGTAHIRAGNTELDATPERTASLLSPTIPTRMMWRDCAQAILLVDRRMVEQRAAALSGRASGPVEFDPVINLDAPSGRALRTSLAELMTLAERRGPSGRLSAVAMADWRELLLDHLLNGQQHGLSDAITTFSGRAERLPRALRAARDHLADNAGEPLDLAQLACAAGIGIRALQLGFRRHFGLSISQMLLDMRLAGLNVRLAQAAPDASITDLAFDLGFTHLGRMAGAYREKFGETPSATLRRRMS; this is encoded by the coding sequence ATGTCCGCAGCCGAGCTGGAAATGAGCGCAAGAGCCTCCGCAGCCGAACGGCTCGCGGATTTCGCCCGCGTCACCACTGATGATGTCGACGAGGCGGCCGAGGAGATCGGGCGCATCTTCTGCCCGCACGATTTGAAGCCGACACAAGCGCGTGCGGCCGGCTTCTCCGCCCGGCACAATTGCGCCGATTTCGACGGCTTTTCCATCAACTACGTCGCCTATGGCGGATCGGTCGGCATCGATCCCGGCTGCCTCGAGCGCTTCTTCCTGGTGCAGGTCCCGCTGACGGGCACCGCCCACATTCGCGCCGGCAATACCGAGCTCGATGCCACGCCGGAGCGGACGGCGTCGCTACTGTCGCCGACGATCCCGACCCGGATGATGTGGCGCGACTGCGCGCAGGCGATCCTGCTGGTCGACCGCCGCATGGTCGAGCAGCGTGCCGCGGCGCTGTCGGGCAGGGCATCAGGCCCTGTTGAGTTCGATCCTGTGATCAATCTGGACGCACCGTCGGGGCGCGCCTTGCGAACTAGCCTTGCCGAACTGATGACGCTTGCCGAACGCCGCGGTCCCTCCGGCAGGCTGTCAGCGGTTGCCATGGCCGATTGGCGCGAGCTTCTGCTCGATCATCTGCTCAATGGTCAGCAGCATGGCCTGTCGGATGCGATCACGACATTCTCCGGCCGAGCCGAACGCCTGCCGCGCGCCCTCCGTGCGGCGCGGGACCACCTTGCGGACAATGCCGGTGAGCCGCTCGACCTCGCGCAACTTGCCTGCGCCGCCGGCATCGGCATCCGCGCGCTCCAGCTCGGCTTCCGTCGTCACTTCGGCCTGTCGATCTCGCAGATGCTGCTCGACATGCGCCTCGCCGGTCTGAACGTCCGCCTCGCGCAGGCTGCGCCCGATGCCTCCATCACCGACCTCGCCTTCGATCTCGGCTTCACCCATCTCGGCCGCATGGCCGGTGCCTACCGCGAGAAATTCGGCGAGACGCCGTCGGCGACGCTGCGGCGACGGATGAGTTAG
- a CDS encoding cupin domain-containing protein, with product MTALEKGITAAGTGYGGKSWNILGQVYFPKAVTDSTFAFETNSDPGQFVPVHIHPTQDEFILVQEGTLDLKLDGKWVKANAGDLVRMPRGIPHGYFNKSDKPCRALFWVSPMQKLEALFEQLHNLTDPAEVVRISAMHEVDFLPPEAND from the coding sequence ATGACTGCACTCGAAAAGGGCATTACCGCCGCTGGCACAGGCTACGGCGGCAAGAGCTGGAATATCCTCGGCCAGGTCTATTTCCCCAAGGCTGTCACCGACTCCACCTTCGCATTCGAGACCAACAGCGATCCCGGCCAGTTCGTGCCGGTGCACATCCATCCGACCCAGGACGAGTTCATCCTGGTGCAGGAGGGCACGCTCGACCTCAAGCTCGACGGCAAATGGGTCAAGGCCAATGCCGGCGATCTCGTGCGCATGCCGCGCGGCATCCCGCATGGCTATTTCAACAAATCCGACAAGCCGTGCCGAGCGCTGTTCTGGGTCTCGCCGATGCAGAAGCTGGAGGCACTGTTCGAGCAGTTGCACAATCTGACGGACCCTGCCGAAGTCGTGCGCATCTCGGCGATGCACGAGGTGGATTTCCTGCCGCCCGAAGCCAACGACTAG
- a CDS encoding flavin-containing monooxygenase, producing MVTPKHVCVIGAGVSGLAAAKAFSSRGHRVTIVERSGDLGGVWEPARSYPDVQTQSPKELYRYTDRAMPEAYPEWPTGPQVHAYLADYAKSFSLDRMLRLDTAVAGMARRADGKPGWTLALSGKDGTTNEDFDFVAVCTGQFNEPRELRCPGEEGFLAQGGQILHSSKYGDPSLAKGRRVVVLGGSKSATDIAVNAVKSGAREVTIVMREPVWRIPYFIGGLVNFKRILYIRAQEEMFPGWGIGPVARLAHRLAAPLVWANWRGLESLLKAQLKLGRCNMVPKERIEDGVNCSVPIATPGFYPMVADGRIKAVFGTFDHYDGDIIVMSGGERVGADVAVPAIGYKLGVPFLPEAYRQKLVDADGQYRLYRLIANPDLPELGFVGFNSSFCTVLCADLAANWLVRYADGQLAKQPTTQAMRDNIEMMLHFKRVERPAAGVYGGLCVAPYHYRHFDELMADIGAKNQKRGGLAGRFSPPDADDYAKFLATAPDYRAA from the coding sequence ATGGTCACTCCCAAGCATGTCTGCGTGATCGGCGCCGGCGTCTCCGGCCTCGCCGCCGCCAAGGCGTTCTCCTCCCGCGGCCACCGCGTCACCATCGTCGAACGCTCTGGTGATCTCGGCGGCGTCTGGGAGCCGGCGCGCTCCTATCCCGACGTGCAGACGCAGAGCCCGAAGGAGCTCTATCGCTACACCGACCGCGCGATGCCGGAGGCCTATCCGGAATGGCCAACCGGGCCGCAGGTTCACGCCTATCTCGCCGACTATGCGAAAAGTTTTAGCCTCGACCGCATGTTGCGCCTCGACACGGCCGTGGCAGGCATGGCGCGCCGCGCCGACGGCAAGCCGGGATGGACGCTCGCGCTATCAGGCAAGGACGGCACGACGAATGAGGATTTCGATTTCGTCGCCGTGTGCACCGGGCAGTTCAATGAGCCGCGCGAGCTGCGTTGCCCGGGCGAGGAAGGCTTTCTGGCACAAGGCGGCCAGATCCTGCATTCGTCGAAATATGGCGATCCCTCGCTGGCAAAGGGACGCCGTGTCGTCGTGCTCGGCGGCTCGAAATCGGCGACGGACATCGCGGTCAACGCAGTGAAATCGGGGGCGCGCGAGGTCACCATCGTGATGCGCGAGCCCGTCTGGCGCATCCCCTATTTCATCGGCGGCCTCGTGAACTTCAAGCGCATCCTCTACATCCGCGCGCAGGAGGAGATGTTTCCCGGCTGGGGCATCGGCCCGGTCGCCCGGCTCGCGCACCGCCTCGCCGCGCCGCTGGTGTGGGCGAACTGGCGCGGGCTGGAGAGCCTGCTCAAGGCGCAGCTCAAGCTTGGCCGGTGCAACATGGTGCCGAAGGAGCGGATCGAGGATGGCGTCAACTGCTCGGTGCCGATCGCAACGCCGGGCTTCTATCCGATGGTCGCGGACGGCCGCATCAAGGCGGTGTTCGGCACGTTCGATCATTATGACGGCGACATCATCGTGATGAGCGGCGGCGAACGCGTCGGTGCAGACGTTGCCGTACCCGCGATCGGATACAAGCTCGGCGTGCCGTTCCTCCCCGAGGCTTACAGGCAAAAGCTGGTCGATGCCGACGGGCAGTACCGGCTCTATCGCCTGATCGCCAACCCCGACCTGCCCGAGCTCGGCTTCGTCGGCTTCAACTCCTCGTTCTGCACCGTGCTCTGTGCCGACCTCGCCGCCAACTGGCTGGTCCGCTATGCCGACGGCCAGCTCGCCAAACAACCGACGACGCAAGCGATGCGCGACAACATCGAGATGATGCTGCACTTCAAGCGCGTCGAACGGCCGGCCGCGGGCGTCTATGGCGGCCTCTGCGTCGCGCCCTATCACTACCGGCATTTCGACGAGCTGATGGCCGACATCGGCGCCAAGAACCAGAAGCGCGGCGGCCTTGCCGGGCGCTTCTCGCCGCCGGATGCGGATGACTATGCCAAGTTCCTGGCTACGGCGCCGGACTACCGGGCGGCGTGA
- a CDS encoding NAD-dependent epimerase/dehydratase family protein — MRVLILGGSQFLGRAIASHACAAGHDVTCAARGLAGPIAAGARLIRIDRDVADGLAPLTGETFDAVVDVSRHPGQVRRAVAALKRPDVHWTFVSTISVYADNRIPGQRADTAPLREPASADLEHSTDAIYGAAKVACEQAVGDDAFICRAGLIAGPEDPTGRFAYWPARLARGGQVLAPGSPDDAVQFIDVRDLAQWIVHAAEVRLTGIYDGIGPVRTRGELLAECAAALNASCTFAWVDRAFLEAHDVRRWAGPRSLPMWLPLPDFAGFMTRDTSPARAAGLSSRSVAITARDTLDWLRASNGPVVGLSSAEEGAVLSAWHAREAAEL; from the coding sequence ATGCGCGTCCTCATTCTCGGCGGCAGCCAGTTCCTCGGGCGCGCGATCGCCTCCCACGCTTGTGCTGCAGGCCACGACGTGACCTGCGCCGCCCGCGGTCTCGCGGGACCGATCGCGGCGGGCGCCCGCCTCATCCGGATCGATCGCGACGTCGCTGACGGTCTTGCGCCACTGACCGGCGAGACATTCGATGCAGTGGTCGACGTCTCGCGACATCCAGGTCAGGTCCGCCGCGCGGTCGCCGCGCTGAAGCGGCCGGACGTGCATTGGACCTTCGTTTCGACCATCAGCGTGTATGCCGACAATCGCATCCCGGGACAGCGTGCCGACACGGCGCCGCTGCGCGAACCCGCGTCGGCGGATCTCGAACACAGCACCGATGCCATCTATGGCGCCGCCAAGGTCGCTTGCGAGCAGGCGGTCGGCGACGATGCCTTCATCTGCCGCGCCGGCCTCATCGCCGGACCGGAGGACCCGACCGGGCGCTTCGCCTATTGGCCGGCGCGGCTCGCGCGGGGCGGCCAGGTGCTGGCGCCGGGATCGCCTGATGATGCCGTCCAGTTCATCGACGTGCGCGATCTTGCGCAATGGATCGTGCATGCCGCGGAGGTTCGCCTCACCGGCATCTATGACGGGATCGGACCGGTGCGCACGCGCGGCGAACTGCTCGCCGAATGCGCGGCCGCGCTGAATGCGTCCTGCACGTTCGCCTGGGTCGATCGCGCCTTTCTGGAAGCGCATGACGTGCGGCGCTGGGCGGGTCCGCGGTCATTGCCGATGTGGCTGCCCCTGCCCGACTTCGCCGGCTTCATGACGCGCGACACCTCGCCGGCCCGCGCGGCTGGCCTGAGCTCGCGCTCCGTCGCGATCACCGCACGCGATACGCTCGACTGGCTCCGCGCCAGCAACGGGCCGGTGGTCGGCCTCAGCTCCGCTGAGGAAGGCGCGGTGCTTTCAGCATGGCATGCGCGCGAAGCAGCCGAACTCTAG
- a CDS encoding transporter substrate-binding domain-containing protein, whose protein sequence is MPTPFRSALSGLLVLAAIVAMPALADGLKDEIAPTGKLRVAIAISPAGGAFWSTRTEAGYAGVPVDLGKAMAAQLGVPVDYVVHQNSGQITDAASKGTWDVTWLPKDPERETRMLFGPIYEVADATYIVKPGSAVTNFATLDQPGIKVAAVNATTTMRGAIAHLKHAKVTGYQTYDEIFGLLKSGEVDAFALSRDQLNKMAQKIPGTKVLDETFKKTVTAVAVPLGHSQALAFVTRFLTDATTNGTLRKAYDNNGLKDSPIRTE, encoded by the coding sequence ATGCCAACGCCATTCCGGTCGGCCCTCTCGGGCCTCCTCGTTCTCGCAGCGATCGTTGCCATGCCCGCGCTAGCAGACGGCCTGAAAGACGAGATTGCGCCGACCGGCAAGCTGAGGGTCGCGATCGCCATCAGCCCCGCAGGCGGCGCGTTCTGGTCGACCAGGACCGAAGCCGGCTATGCCGGTGTCCCCGTCGATCTCGGCAAGGCGATGGCCGCACAGCTTGGCGTCCCCGTCGACTATGTCGTGCACCAGAATTCCGGACAGATCACTGACGCCGCGTCAAAAGGGACGTGGGACGTCACCTGGTTGCCCAAAGATCCCGAGCGCGAGACCAGGATGCTGTTCGGCCCGATCTACGAGGTGGCGGACGCCACCTACATCGTCAAGCCGGGCTCGGCAGTCACCAACTTCGCCACGCTCGACCAGCCCGGAATCAAGGTTGCTGCCGTCAACGCCACGACGACCATGCGTGGCGCGATCGCACATCTGAAGCATGCGAAGGTCACGGGTTATCAGACCTATGACGAGATCTTCGGCCTGTTGAAGAGCGGCGAGGTCGATGCCTTCGCGCTGTCGCGCGACCAGCTCAACAAGATGGCGCAGAAGATTCCGGGCACGAAGGTGCTGGACGAGACGTTCAAGAAGACGGTGACCGCCGTCGCCGTCCCGCTCGGCCACAGCCAGGCCTTGGCGTTCGTCACGAGATTCCTGACGGATGCGACAACGAACGGCACGTTGCGGAAGGCCTATGACAACAACGGCCTGAAGGATTCGCCGATACGGACGGAATAG
- a CDS encoding efflux RND transporter periplasmic adaptor subunit, with protein MTAANPAFPARRNGAWRHIVRGLSAAASVIALAGCEDKNTFVAPPPPKVEVATPVHRPVTRYIEATGNTAPIKSVDLVARVQGFLQSIDYQDGTFVKQGTQLFTIEPETYKLKLEQAQAAEAGAQASVKQSEADYKRQAELVQRQAVSQATLDNSTSARDNAQANLQQAQANTRLAEVNYGYTKVIAPFDGIVSAHMVSVGELVGVSSPTQLASIVAMDPIYVNFTVNEQDVLRIRAEATRRGLTPADMKQIPIQVGLQTETGYPHEGKLDYVSPTLNQSTGTLAVRGLVPNDKRVLLPGYFVRVRVPFDQEKSALLVPDTALGSDQGGRYLLVVNGDNTVEQRKVQIGPVDNGLRVIENGLKPEDRVVIAGLLRVIPGQKIDPQMTKIEQPQASAK; from the coding sequence ATGACCGCAGCGAATCCCGCCTTTCCCGCACGACGCAATGGAGCGTGGAGACATATCGTGCGGGGCCTTTCCGCTGCGGCGTCCGTGATCGCGCTCGCCGGATGCGAGGACAAGAACACGTTCGTGGCGCCGCCGCCGCCCAAGGTGGAGGTGGCAACGCCGGTGCATCGTCCGGTCACGCGCTACATCGAGGCGACCGGCAACACCGCGCCGATCAAGAGCGTCGATCTCGTGGCGCGGGTGCAAGGCTTTCTGCAATCGATCGACTATCAGGATGGCACCTTCGTCAAGCAGGGCACCCAGCTCTTCACGATCGAGCCGGAGACCTACAAGCTCAAGCTCGAGCAGGCGCAGGCGGCCGAGGCCGGCGCGCAGGCCTCGGTCAAGCAGTCGGAAGCCGATTACAAGCGGCAGGCCGAGCTGGTGCAGCGTCAGGCGGTCTCGCAGGCCACGCTCGATAATTCCACCTCGGCGCGGGACAACGCCCAGGCCAATCTGCAGCAGGCGCAGGCCAATACCAGGCTCGCCGAAGTGAACTACGGCTACACCAAGGTGATAGCGCCGTTCGACGGCATCGTCAGCGCCCACATGGTCTCGGTCGGCGAGCTCGTCGGCGTCTCCTCGCCGACCCAGCTCGCCTCCATCGTCGCGATGGACCCGATCTACGTGAACTTCACCGTCAACGAGCAGGACGTGCTGCGCATCCGCGCGGAAGCCACTCGCCGTGGACTGACGCCCGCCGACATGAAGCAAATCCCCATTCAGGTGGGGCTCCAGACCGAGACCGGCTATCCGCACGAGGGCAAGCTCGACTACGTCTCGCCGACCCTCAATCAATCGACGGGCACACTGGCCGTCCGCGGCCTCGTCCCCAACGACAAGCGGGTGCTGCTGCCCGGCTATTTCGTCCGGGTCCGCGTGCCCTTCGACCAGGAGAAGAGCGCCCTGCTCGTCCCCGACACGGCACTGGGCAGCGACCAGGGCGGCCGCTATTTGCTGGTGGTGAACGGCGACAACACCGTCGAGCAGCGCAAGGTGCAGATCGGCCCGGTCGACAACGGGCTGCGCGTGATCGAAAACGGCTTGAAGCCGGAGGACCGCGTCGTCATCGCGGGACTGCTGCGGGTGATCCCGGGCCAGAAGATCGATCCGCAAATGACCAAGATCGAGCAGCCGCAGGCGTCTGCCAAGTAA